TCTACAGTGAACGGTGTACATTCGAGCACAAATAACATGGCATGGTAATAGTAGTCATAAAAAGATTCAGGCAGGGACTGGAGTTCATTCTCACGCTTTGTCAGTCGCAGTTCGTTTCAAATCCGgcatgctgctgtcagtgaatgtaaATCCATCTTGACCGGAACTGCGTGCAATGGACCAATACCTTGCAAAAGACCATTGTTCATACCAGTGCATAAAGTTGTACTTCTTCAGTGAGCCAAATAACGCAAAAACTGGACGTTAATTAACAGCTGTGTGTGGTTCGACAAGTCGTGAAACCGCTTCCTTTTCAACTGAGGCAAGTGTCGAGTCCGCCTGCACTTACTGAGGTTACTATGAATGTGAACCAGAGTTTTAATTCATGATAGTGAATTGTTGTCCTTTCTTGCATACCTTCCTTATCAGTATACTGCGGACACTCCTATCTTCCAGCATGTCAATAGCTCTGTTAATAGGTAAGTGCACTTACATTCATGATTTCATAAAGACTCAGGCGTGCTATCACACCTCAGCTGTTGCACTAATACGCCCCATTTCAATTCAGTATCAAATGTTGCAGCATAGCAATTGAAGTATAGCAGTCAACACAATCAAAATTTGGTAGCTCTATGGTGTAGTCATCAGAGAGACAATTGGATTGATGGTGTTGAAGAGGACCTAGAATAAGAACTGGAAAAATCAATAATGTGTAATTGTGACATCTGGTGCAAAGTTATGGATGGGGGACTAAAGAGGTGCAGAAGGAGAAAGAGAAGAGAGAAAATAGAAGAATAGGAGGTGGAGGTGAGGAGTAAAACAAGAggagaaatggaagaagatgatgAGGAGGAGAAAACGTGGTACCAGCAAAAGATGatcgagtgagatggcgcagtggttagcacactagactcgaatttgggaggacgacagttcaaacccacatccggccatcctgatttacatttttcgTGATTTCGCttcaaatggcaggatggttcctttgtaggGCACAGCTGacttgcttccctaatccgatgggaccgatgaccttgctgtttggtccccttccccaagtcAACAAATCAAAAAGATGTGTAAGCCTGAAAGGTGAAGGAGAGGAAGATGAAGATGTGGTGAAGGTGAAGTAGAGAATGATTGAATTAAGGAGGAGAAGAAAAAGTGTAAGAGGAGGAGGATAGAAGTaaagaagaataggaaaaagaAGGAGGTGGAGATAAGGAAAAGTAGGAGGAGGAGGTGCAGTTGCATTACAAAGATGAGGAGGAAGTGTGAAGAAGACCAGGAGAGGGAGAGAAACAAGAGGAACAAgagaaggagagagacagagacttgaaaaagaagaggaagtaggAGGAGAGACGAtgaaaggaagaggaggaagaggtggaAAAGTAGTCAAGAAGAGATCGTCATACAACAGGGAGAGTAGTTTGGTGGCGAAGTTACGTCTTGAGGTTGGAGCTGGACGCACCTGCGCTGGCGCGTGCCCCTGCCCTGCCAGCTGCCCGTGCAGAAAGAGGCGCCACGTGCCGAGCCGGCCGTCCCACGTGTAGCACACGTGCAACCAGGGGTAGAGGCCGCCGGGCTGCGGGCCCAGCGACGGTTCGGACAGCGGCACAGAGAACACGGGGATTCCCAGCAGCGACAGCCGCGCATGCGCCGTGAAGCCGTTGATCGCAGAGGCTGGCTCCAGCCACGCCTGCGCCAGACGCTCCGTCTCGTGGCCTgccgaggaaaaagaaaaaaaaaaaaaagttgcgccTCACCGAGTGTGCAGCTCGCGAAAACTGTCATAATTATTCACAGTGCTGGCCATTAAAAACTGCAACACGGCGAAGGCAGCGCCCAACGAACTTCCAACTGGTAAGAAGTGAACTGGATGGTTGGGTATGTAAATAACGAGCATTTCAGAGCAACTGTAAAAATTAGATAGTTGTACGGGTCTACCATTCTGTATACAAGGAAATTATGCAATGGGTTTCAAACTCAAAAATTGATTTTGAATGTCCGTTTTTCGTGATGAGCTCGTATTATGCATCATGTAAAGAGGAAAACAGACTGCCAACATGTGTCGGGGTTCTACATTGACAGGATCATAACATATCGAGGCTAGTTTATTGTTCTGCGATATTGTTGCTCACGTTTTTCAGGATCCCACAAGTGTCGTGCGAGTGTAGAATCGATACGTTCAGAAGGGCCACACTCAACACAGTGCAGGAGCTCACTGGCCCCACGTGAGTAGCGCTCGAGAGGGCAGACATATATTTTGCTGAGCCAGGTGGGATCGTACAGCCACATCACATATCTTGAGTCAAGAAACGGGCTTGTTTGCAGCGAGGCAAGTAtccacacagataatgcgtcgataTCCAGAGCGCCACAGACTGCCAACATGGCGGCCATTGTTGTGCCTACCCTTGACGTGACTACAGAGAGAGGTGCACAGACAGTGGTGCGTGCACACAGCACCAGTATGGGCACACTGATGGCAGCAAATCGTCTTTTCAGACGAGCTGCGGTGTTGCGTGCAGGTATCCATAAtgttatcttccaacaagataacgccagGCCACATGCTGACTGTGTTGCCCCGCCCCGCCTCTGTACAGAGGATGTTGTAGTGCCATCCTGTCCATACCAGTCAGCCGCTGACCACATCTGGCTACAGAAAGAGTGTCACATGACCACTCAGCACACACTATGGCTGATGGACTCTGGCACTCAGCTAGAGCAATATGGAATGATGGCATACTCATATCTGCAATCCACGATGAGGTGGaacagatgccgcgcgggattggccgagcggtctgaggcgctgcagtgatggactgtgcggctggtcccggcggaggttcgaatccaccctcaggcatgggtgtgtgtgtgtgtttgtatttaggataatttaggttaagtagtgtgtaagcttagggactgatgaccttagcagttaaatcccataagatttcagacacatttgaacatttgtggaatAGATGCTCCGCCTGTTTAGAGTTATTGCTCCCAGAGGTAGCACTCTGTTTACCCACAAATCACTCAGTTTTGTATTCTTTCTATGATGTGTAAGCACTgcaggtaaaatttcattatttcttcTCATTCCCAGTGTTGAAATTGTAATGACCAGCCGTATATATAACAGAAAAGAAATGATGCTCTTCCATGTAATGTGAAAGATATTCTCTAAAGTCTGTGAACAAAACAGAGCCTAGATCACATTGTATTATGTTAGGGCTGTCATGACTGGTTTAGGTCAAATTTGGGCAAGCCTTTGAGAGGACGGTAGCTATTGTCGGTGGCAGTTTCAGCCGTGTTATGCGATGTTTACAAGGCAGGTGTCTATAATgtcatcttccaacaagataatgccagACCACATGCTGACCGCGTTACCCAGCCCGGACTATAACCCTGTTGAATATCTCAGCAAATTTTACGAAAAGTTTCACTGGACATGCTGTTCACTGTTGTATACTGTACTAGTTTTTCAATAGCCTATTGAATTTAATCAAGAAAGTACATCGTCTGGtgggaaaaaaatacagattttaaaGTCTAATTAGATAATAATGGTATAAAGTAATCAACTACGGAAAAGCATATTAACTGGTGTGTGCACGCAAAGCTTTGTAGCCACCTGTAATGAATACTACCCTCTTGAGTAGAGACTTACTACTTACGTGAGTAGGAGAAGATGGGGTGCGAGTTGGTGAAGTTGGTAGACCTGAGCCACAGGCAGAAGGCGAAGTCTTCCAGTGGCGGGAAGTCCACCTCATACTTTAGGAACTGGAAAGAGATTTGAACATGGTGATTGGAAAACATTGTAAAAATGATTTAAACAGTAGCATAATAgtgggccgctgtgaccgagcgattgtaggcgctacagtctggaaccacgcgaccgctacgggctacggtcgcaggttcgaatcctgcctcgggcatggatgtgtgtgatgtccttaggttagttaggtttaagtagttctaagtctagggacctgatgacctcagctgttaagtcccatgttgcttagagccatttgaactctcctGTATTGAGAAGTCGCAGTGTCACGGTGGGCCTGTCTTCTGCGCATACAGCATTTCCCAAGTGAGTATTCCGCTGTGcaatatgagaagccactttactgagtgactgctGACATGTACACTCATCCATTTGTAAGTAATTTAGATAACACCTGACGTCCTCCATTTGCAGCTGTCGTAACAAATTTTGCTCAATGGTTTTATCATCTCGACGAAATACCCATGGCTTCACGCGAGTGTGTTTCCTTTTTTTCGTACCGATTTTCTTCCATTTGTACACACAATGCAATTGTAGCGCATAACTTGTTGCTGTCGTTTGCCATAttgaaatttgacaaaaaatatGACCCCTTCTTCACGCCACGTCAGATATCTTAGTCAAGAAAATTAGATGAATATTTGATCATAATTTTCTTTGCCGAAAAAGTATGATGTTGTGATATGGGCCTAAGCTTGGGCTAGATGAGGATGAGGTGGCAAATCCGCTAACTCGGGGTACTAACCACAATTCACATGAATTAAACTGAAGAATATTAAATGTACCTCATTTCCACGGACTGCAGTGCCATCTAGACACACACTtgctagctacactatgtgataaaaagtgtccagacaccccgaacatacgtttttcatattaggtgcattttgctgccatctgctgccaggtactccatatcagcgacctcagtagtcattagacatcgtgagagagcagaatggggtgctccgcaaaACTCACTGACTTccatcgtggtcaggtgattgggttgtgacttgagtcatacgtctgtacgcgagatttccacactcctaaacatccctctgtgcactgtttccgatgtgatagtgaagtggaaacgtgaagggacacgtacagcacaaaagcgttgactgacagagactgccggcaattcaagagggccgtaatgtgtaataggcagacatctatccagaccatcacacaggatttgcaaactgcatcaggatccactgcaagtactatgaagttaggcgggaggtgagaaaacttggatttcgcggtcgagcggctgctcataagccacacatcacgcaggtaaatgccaaacgacgcctcgcttaatgtaagtagtgtaaacattggacattggaggagaaacgttgtgtggagtgacgaatcgcggtacacaatgtggcgatccgatggcagggcgtgggtatggcgaatcgccggtgaacgtcatctgccatagtgtgtagtgccaacagtaaaattcggaggcggtgttgctatggtctggtcgtgtttttcgtggagggggcttgcaccccttgttttgcgtggcgctatcacagcaccaggcctacactgatgttttaagcaccttcttgcttcccactgctgaagagcaatccggggatggcgactgcatctttcaacacgatcgagcacctgttcatcatgctcggcctgtggcggagtggttacacgacaacaccatccctataatggactggcctgcacagagtcttgacctgaatcctatagaacacctttgggatgttttggaacgccgtcttcgcgGAGGCCTCACCGACGTAAGTCATTTtgagccgggtgtccggatacttttgatcacacagtgtataacaGCGGATAGCCACTCACCTGTATGTAGTTCTTCTGCGTCAGCGCCACCTTGAACAGGTTTCCCGCGGCATCTGCCGGTCCAAAGAGCAAGTTCTCGGAGCTCTCCAGGAGGCTTGTCTTCCCGCTGGAACTCTTTGCTACCGAGGGCTCTAGCAGTGCTGCCAACGTGACAGCGGCGAAGAGGGCGGTTGTCCAGCTTGCCAGTGCCGCCATCTTGGCATTTTTGTTCCGACCACTTGCAGACTGTCACacctatttcttcttttctttttcctccaCAGAATTTGTCACTCTTCTCTCTTCTCCTCTTCCCCCTTAAGAGCAGCCCAGTTCACTGGTATTTTTCTCTGTCTGTCTGTATTTACTTTTCCTCTAACACACTGCACATCTCCGACACTATCTTCAGTTAACTGGAAACAGATGCTCTGCTAAACTCCCAGTCCTTGACCTACTcagttttcatttacaaattttctgTACTCCTTCTCTAGTTCTTCTGCCTGCCTTATTTGTGTCCCAGAGAAATAGGTAGCACCTAGCTAATATCTGTAGCTAGTGCGAAGTTGTTGTTATTTCACCATGTCACTCCACATATGATGTTCTTGACATCCATTGGAGACCTGTAATGACAAGAAAGAGTAATGTTAATGAAATGATTATATACATGTCACCCAGATATTGTCATCATTTGTACTCTATTGGCCAGAGACAGTTTTTGATAGAAATATACACTGACGAGCCCCGGGAATTTTGTGaggcagccattcactgccttgtgtcacagtgggacaagtgtctcaacggcCAGGGTCAATACTTTTGACATAAAGGTACTGGTTACTGTAATTATGGCaacagctcgtttctttttgaacgccccttacacATTCCGTCTGGAATTAAGCCTTTCAATTCGTCATGAAGGTACCTcgtagcgtccgcagctcgtggtcgtgcggtagcgttctcgcttcccacgcccgggttcccgggttcgattcccgccgggctcagggattttctctgcctcgtgatgactgggtgttgtgtgatgtccttaggttagttaggtttaaatagttctaagttctatgggactgatgaccatagatattaagtcccgtagtgctcagagccatttgaaccattttttgtatctcgTAGCCACTCACTTAATTTGCCACTATTGGTGCGCTGGACGCAAAAATGCCCGGTTGGAAAGTCAACAGCGAGGCGACCTGCTAATTTGTTTGTCCGTCTGTTGCGAGTGAGTTGGCCGCGCATTAGCAGTGGCGGTTACGTGGCAGCCGTAATGCGAGTAGAGCGTCCAGGTAGCGCTGCGTCACGGAGAACCGCTTCCGCAAAGTGTTTGACGGCGTCGCTGCGTCACCAGCTCAGCAGGGATCTTTCTTTTTGTCGGCCTGACCGGGCAGctataaaataaatgcaaaatcccgGCAGTACGACACTGTCATTAGACCAGAGTGCCTTTATGCTTCAGAACGTCTTTAGcgaaacacactgaggtgacaaaaagtcactgAATACCGATATGCACAGATGCAGATGGCgccagtatcgcgtacgcaaggtacagggtgtttcaaaaatgaccggtatatttgaaacggcaataaaaactaaacgagcagcgatagaaatacaccatttgttgcaatatgcttgggacaacagtacattttcaggcggacaaactatcgaaattacagtagttacaattttcaacaacagatggcactgcaagtgatgtgaaagatatagaagacaacgcagtctgtgggtgcgccattctgtacgtcgtctttctgctgtaagcgtgtgctgttcataacgtgcaagtgtgctgtagacaacatggtttattccttagaacagaggatttttctggtgttggaattccaccgcctagaacacagtgttgttgcaacaagacgaagttttcaacggaggtttaatgtaaccaaaggaccgaaaagcgatacaataaaggatctgcttgaaaaatttcaacggactgggaacgtgacggatgaacgtgctggaaaggtagggcgaccgcgtacggcaaccacagagggcaacgcgcagctagtgcagcaggtgatccgacagcggcctcgggtttccgttcgccgtgttgcagctgcggtccaaatgacgccaacgtccacgtatcgtctcgtgcgccagagtttacacctctatccgtacaaatttcaaacgtggcaacccctcagtgccgctaccattgctgcacgagagacattcgctaacgatatagtgcacaggattgatgacggcgatatgcatgtgggcagcatttggtttactgacgaagcttatttttacctgggcggcttcgtcaataaacaaaactggcgcatatggggaaccgaaaagccccatgttgcagtcccatcgtccctgcatcctcaaaaagtactggtctgggccgccatttcttccaaaggaatcattggcccatttttcagatccgaaacgattactgcatcacgctatctggacattcttcgtgaatttgtggcggtacaaactgccttagacgacactgcgaacacctcatggtttatgcaagatggtgcccggccacatcgcacggccgacgtctttaatttcctgaatgaatatttcgatgatcgtgtgattgctttgggctacccgaaacatacaggaggcggcgtggattggcctccctattcgccagacatgaacccctgtgacttctttctgtggggacacttgaaagaccaggtgtaccgccagaatccagaaacaattgaacagctgaagcagtacatctcatctgcatgtgaagccattccgccagacacgttgtcaaaggtttcgggtgatttcattcagagactacgccatattattgctactcatggtggatatgtggaaaatatcgtagtatagagtttcccagaccgcagcgccatctgttgttgaaaattgtaactactgtaatttcgaaagtttgtctgcctgaaaatgtactgttgtcccaagcatattgcaacaaacggtgtatttctatcgctgctcgtttagtttttattgccgtttcaaatataccggtcatttttgaaacaccctgtataaaaggacagtgcattgacagGGCTGTCATTCGTACTCTGGTGGTTCGTGTGAAAATATTTCCaacgcgaaacttcctggcagattaaaactgtgtgccgggccaagactcgaactcgggacctttgcctttcgcgggcaagtgctctaccaactgagctaccgaagcacgactcacgccccgtcctcacagctttggacggggcgtgagttgtgcttgggtagctcagttggtagagcacttgcccgcgaaaggcaaaggtcccgagttcgagtctcggtccggcacacagttttaatctgccaggaaatttcatatcagtgcacactccgccgcagagtgaaaatctcattcagtaatgAAGTTCATGAATGTTCAGAACGAGTATTAGACAGTATGAGCAAAATAAGAGATGTATTATGTGGATAGATAAAAAGGCTAGATGAGAAAAGAATAAGAAAGACATTTTTAAGATCTTCGACAGAAATCGGAAAATATGAATGACGTGGATCGGAGAAGTTAAAGCAGAGGTGACGGAAACGTTAATAATATAGGAAAAAGTAGACAAAAGAGTTCACACAAAAGCGGAAACTTTCAAGGGCTtccaagaggaaacagcaaaaagaCAGACGCAATATGAACAGAAGAAAGACACCTAGAAAGAATAAAAAACTACTGTAAACAaacgaagaagaaaaggaagacgtAAGTCATTTCATGTGTTTctcagtaagacaaagcaaatacagaagaaaaaaaaatacaagttaGCAGACTGTAGTTAAGAGTTTAAGCGCATGAAGTGACAGCAGTAGCTGAGAAGTGagagagatagggttgtagcctcgtGCTATtctgtctgtacattgagcaaacagtaaaggcaaCCAAGGAGaaatctgcatcggaagtaaacctGAGGGAGGgaaagtaaaaattttgaggtttgccaatgtaaTCATAATTTTGCCAgacacggcaaaggacttggaaaagtagTTGAACGGAGCGGATAGCGTGTtgagaagaggttataagatgaacgatAGAAAAAGTAAAACGTGTGTAATGAGGTGTAATACTGGGCATACTGAGGGAATTcgtttaggaaatgggacactaaaactagtagatgatattttactatttgggcagcaaaataagtgaccatggctgaactagagaggatataaaatgcagagtaaCCATAGCAAAAAGTGCTTTCCTGTTGAAGAAAAACTAGTTAAATTCCTgagtaaatttaaattttaagaaatcccttctgaaggtatttgtcagaGATCTTGCCTTGTACAGAAGTGGAACTTGGATGAGAAGCAATTAAAACAtgaagagcttttgaaatgtggtgatttaGAAGAAAACAAAATCAGATCTAACACCAAATGAGATGGAGAAAAAAGACTGGCTAAAAGGAGGATCGGCTGATAAATTACATCCTCAGGCATCAAGAAATAATCTGTTTGATAATGGAGGGGaatgtgttttggggggggggggttaaaatagTAGAGGGAGGCCAACAGATGAAAGCAGTAAGCAGGTTGaagtggatgtaggctgcagcattagTGCAGAGATGGAGagacttgcacagcatagagtagcatggggatATGCAAAAAACCAGTCTCCGGAATGCTGAccgcaacaacaacgacgacgacttTCGAGGAAGAGTCAGTCGACATACAACTTTCTCGCTCGTACATATCGCGAAACTGCGAAGACGgtaaaattagagaaaatatggagccTTGTCCAATGTCGTTTTCACCACACACAATTTGCGAACAGAATAGGAAAGTGGAAAACGATAGATGTTCCAGAAGTAACCTCACCCATTACACTAGAAAACGCCATACAAGGTCTGGAGTAGAGCTAACGACAGTGACAGAAATCCatcttgaaaaaagagacagcattggtcgtatattttttactattgcaaaatcgattttctgtcactgagtgaccatcttcagtgctatgttgtataacttaaattgggatgcactgttgtcactaagcttacggcaatcacatagtctatgtgattgccgtaagcttagtgacaaagatgcatcccaatttaagttatacaattctgtctgtacatcgagcaaacagtaaaggctgttgtcactaagcttacggcaatcacatagtctatgtgattgccgtaagcttagtgacaaagatgcatcccaatttaagttatacaatatagcactgaagatggtcactcagtgacagaaaatcgattttgcaatagtaaaaaatatacgaccaatgctgtctcttttttcaagtatacctgttatctggtcgtagtgcacaagacaacatggactCGCCAATCAGAAATCCATCTCTTGCTCGAGAggcatatatatataaagtttcgCATCACcacggttctgagagttccagaacctgtacagaaaattggaatagagatcaacataatcaccatttcctctctttttattgctcatgaataccacaaattgcttgttgtaccaccatacagcgataccttcggaggtggtagtccagattgctgtacacaccggtacctctaatatccagtagcacgtcctcttgcattgatgcatgcctgtattcatcgtggcatactatccacaagttaatcaaggcactgttggtcgagattgtcccactcctcaacggcgattcggcctagatacctcagattggttggtggatcacgtcgtccataaacagcccttttaaatctatcgcaggcacgttcgatagggttaatgtctggagaacatgctgaccactctagtcaagcgatgttatcctgaaggaagtcattcacaagatgtgcatgatggtggcgcgaattgtcgtccacgaagacgaatgcctcgccaatgtgctgccgatgcactatcggtcggaggatggcattcatgtatcatacagccgttacgccgccttcagtgaccaccagcggcgtacgtcgttcCCAAATaatcccaccccaaaacagcagggaacctccaccttgctgcactcgctggacagtgtgtctaaggcgttcagcctgaccgggttgcctccaaacacgtctcagacgaatgtccagttgaaggcatatgcgacactcatcggtgaagagaacgtgatgtcagtcctgagcggtccactcggctttttgttgggtccatctgtatcacgctgcatggtgtcgtggttgcaaagatggacctcgccatggacgtcgggagtgaagttgcgcatcatcagcctattgcgcacagtctgagtcgtaactcgacgtcctgtggctgcacgaaaagcattattcaacgtgttggcgttgctgtcaggtttcctctgagccataatccgtaggtagcggtcacccactgcagtagtagcccttgggcggcctgagcgaggcatgtcatcgacacttcctgtctctctgtatctcctgcatctccgaacaacatcgctttggttgactccgagacgcctggatacttcccttgttgagagcccttcctggcacaaagtaataatgtggacacgatcgatccgcggtattgaccgtctaggcacggttgaactacagacaacacgagccgtgtacctccttcctggtggaatgactggaactattcggctgtcggaccccctccgtgtagttggcgctgctcatgcatggttgtttacatctttgggtgggtttagtgacatctctgaacagtcaaagggactgtgtctgtgatacaatatccacagtcaacgtctgtcttccgaAGTTCTGGGAACCACAGTCATGCaaaaccttatatatatatatatatatatatatatatatatatatatatatatatatatatgacgtacCTCACTCCATTTGCAGCAGTTCGACTTGTCTACTCTAATCTCACATGCAGGGGGCAGCGGTACGCATAACTCCACTGGGATAATCAGTTTTCGTAAACTGCTTTATCGTAGTACTGGATTATCACTACCGTATCACATCGGATAATGCAAGATCGCTAACAGAGTAGTGTAGTGGAGCGATGTGTAGCACCAGTGACATTAGGATAGACAGACCCAGACACTGCACGTCCTGCGGAGTACCTCATTTGGTGATattacatgttccaatatttctcatCCACTTTTTTGGTGCTTTGCGGCATTTGTATGTCCAACCCATTCACAATATGCAGATGTTAGGGGACCGTGTGAGCAATGCGTGGGAGACAGTACAAGTGGAGCCATGTGTATCTGAAAAAGTGGGTGACTCGCTGAGAAGAAGGACTGAAGGGTGTGTCTTAACCACGTACTGCACTGGCTATAGTGTCTGCTTCTCCGCAACAGACAAATGAGAGGACAGACTGCCTCATATcccaacaggtattggtttctggGCAAGTCATCATAGGAACTTCTCTT
This DNA window, taken from Schistocerca serialis cubense isolate TAMUIC-IGC-003099 chromosome 11, iqSchSeri2.2, whole genome shotgun sequence, encodes the following:
- the LOC126426663 gene encoding uncharacterized protein LOC126426663, producing MAALASWTTALFAAVTLAALLEPSVAKSSSGKTSLLESSENLLFGPADAAGNLFKVALTQKNYIQFLKYEVDFPPLEDFAFCLWLRSTNFTNSHPIFSYSRHETERLAQAWLEPASAINGFTAHARLSLLGIPVFSVPLSEPSLGPQPGGLYPWLHVCYTWDGRLGTWRLFLHGQLAGQGHAPAQLRGLKLPPGGDVVVGQEYTDQEKGLDDGIEGELFGFNLLMFSKLEWHTLQERRSAPFPWYRRYPSRPPGRISSSSRAFQAAAARLVHSGFEQCAQGRGSIPDAGLPLLVAWARSPVKVFGGAVLLPARPVCGHF